A single window of Sphingobacterium sp. ML3W DNA harbors:
- a CDS encoding RagB/SusD family nutrient uptake outer membrane protein has product MKKLFSNKFILLALVGLLSTGCNDILDQDPDKIITDEQVFGDEIMINSVLANFYGRVQWGQSTSDGYGYTLLDEAGKSDGGPDNIQNYADDLWRIYDYTLIRNINQFLVGLRSANALNADKKLAYEAEARFLRAWTYFNMARGLGGMPIVGDDVFEYSPGKDITALQYARSTESEVYTYIMKEIDEINEHLGDSPTINAARINKWGALMLKARAAVYAGSLANYNNKMASPIKTTGGEVGIPASEAQKFYEAALATAEQVINSGKYQLSLKKPDDLSRNFYEAINIKENNVEVIWARDYKYPGQTVDFTKNNIPASHAEDIDRAYAGPILNLVEDFEYINDRDGVLKNKDNQGNYIFYDTPLAIFQDKDPRLEGSIILPGSIFKGEVVTLQAGQKILQGGAYVTKIGQPGTSDGNGLITSTNGPITSNLQYVNKSGFFFRKFLDETPGASTRGRNSEMWFPRFRFAEAVLIASEAAFELGNQGKAIGYLNQVRSRAGLNALTNMSLNDLVQERRVEFAFEDHRYWDLKRWRLADKIWNGSTQNPDAIQYALFPYKVVAPGSPNHGKWVFDKQPFSNSPNPRFFQMKNYYNFIHQDWINNNPKIIRNPYQ; this is encoded by the coding sequence ATGAAAAAGTTATTTAGTAATAAATTTATATTATTGGCTCTTGTCGGGTTGCTGTCCACGGGTTGTAACGATATACTTGATCAAGATCCGGATAAAATAATAACTGACGAACAGGTGTTTGGTGATGAGATCATGATTAATTCTGTTCTAGCGAATTTTTATGGACGTGTTCAATGGGGGCAAAGTACGTCAGACGGCTATGGCTATACCCTTTTAGATGAGGCCGGGAAATCAGACGGAGGTCCTGATAATATTCAAAACTATGCCGACGATCTATGGCGGATCTATGATTATACACTCATTCGAAATATCAATCAGTTTTTAGTAGGTCTGAGGAGTGCGAATGCACTTAACGCCGATAAGAAACTAGCTTACGAAGCCGAAGCACGATTTTTAAGAGCTTGGACCTATTTTAATATGGCTCGAGGTTTAGGTGGAATGCCAATAGTGGGGGATGATGTTTTTGAATATTCACCTGGAAAAGATATTACAGCCCTTCAATATGCCCGTTCTACAGAATCGGAGGTCTACACCTATATCATGAAAGAGATTGATGAAATCAATGAACACTTAGGTGATAGTCCGACGATAAATGCCGCTCGAATAAATAAGTGGGGGGCATTGATGCTTAAAGCCAGGGCAGCGGTATATGCAGGGTCATTGGCCAATTATAACAATAAAATGGCCAGCCCTATTAAAACGACTGGTGGAGAAGTGGGTATACCGGCATCGGAAGCACAGAAATTTTATGAAGCAGCACTGGCCACAGCTGAACAGGTGATCAATAGTGGAAAATACCAATTAAGTCTTAAAAAACCGGATGACTTAAGTCGTAATTTTTACGAAGCTATAAATATAAAAGAGAATAATGTTGAAGTGATCTGGGCAAGAGATTATAAGTATCCAGGACAAACTGTTGATTTTACCAAAAATAATATTCCAGCATCTCATGCTGAAGATATCGATCGTGCTTACGCAGGTCCGATTTTAAATTTAGTAGAAGACTTTGAATATATCAATGATAGAGATGGTGTTCTCAAGAATAAGGATAATCAAGGTAATTACATCTTCTATGATACTCCATTGGCTATTTTTCAAGATAAAGACCCAAGATTGGAGGGGTCTATCATTCTGCCAGGATCTATATTTAAAGGTGAAGTTGTAACATTACAAGCAGGGCAAAAGATCTTACAAGGCGGAGCTTATGTTACTAAAATTGGGCAGCCGGGTACAAGTGATGGAAATGGTCTAATTACGTCAACTAATGGTCCGATTACCTCAAATCTGCAATATGTGAATAAATCTGGTTTTTTCTTTCGGAAATTTTTAGATGAAACTCCGGGTGCGTCAACTAGAGGAAGAAATAGTGAGATGTGGTTCCCTCGGTTTAGATTTGCTGAGGCTGTATTGATTGCGAGCGAGGCTGCATTCGAATTGGGTAATCAAGGTAAAGCAATAGGTTATCTGAATCAGGTCAGGTCTAGGGCGGGCTTAAATGCTCTGACGAACATGTCTCTAAATGATTTGGTGCAAGAAAGAAGAGTGGAATTTGCATTTGAAGATCATCGTTACTGGGATCTGAAGAGATGGCGATTGGCTGATAAAATATGGAATGGTTCGACACAGAATCCGGATGCCATACAGTATGCATTATTTCCTTATAAAGTGGTAGCTCCAGGCAGTCCGAATCATGGGAAATGGGTTTTTGATAAACAACCGTTTTCTAATTCACCTAATCCACGGTTTTTTCAAATGAAGAATTATTACAATTTTATCCATCAAGATTGGATAAATAATAATCCGAAAATTATTCGAAATCCTTATCAATAA
- a CDS encoding DUF3823 domain-containing protein, producing the protein MKNILIMMTVLSLLFIACGKDNYDEPTSTISGTVSYKGKPIGVRGTGEVVKLQLYQEGFQLKAPVQVYVGQDGSFKVKIFDGKYKLIGTNNNGPWLNNTDTIQFELKGNIDVNYEVVPYFTIENVKLTLGSDKKLSSSFTINKVFDNATVDYYMLLVSRTSFVDDGTNIFRKDYKDGATSVSLSEDLSQLKELSGDGPLFARIGVRANAGDQAVYSEVIKIK; encoded by the coding sequence ATGAAAAATATATTGATTATGATGACCGTATTATCGCTACTCTTTATAGCTTGTGGTAAAGATAACTATGATGAACCTACGTCTACAATAAGTGGTACGGTTAGCTATAAAGGAAAGCCCATTGGTGTCAGAGGAACTGGAGAAGTAGTAAAATTACAACTTTATCAGGAAGGCTTTCAACTAAAGGCACCTGTGCAGGTGTATGTGGGCCAGGATGGTAGTTTCAAGGTTAAGATTTTTGATGGTAAATATAAACTGATCGGTACAAATAATAATGGTCCATGGTTAAACAACACCGATACCATACAATTTGAATTGAAGGGAAATATCGATGTAAATTATGAAGTTGTACCTTATTTTACTATTGAAAATGTGAAATTAACATTAGGGAGTGATAAAAAACTATCTAGTAGCTTTACGATAAATAAAGTTTTTGATAATGCAACGGTCGATTATTATATGCTGCTTGTTAGTAGAACTTCTTTTGTTGATGATGGAACAAATATTTTCAGAAAAGATTATAAAGATGGCGCAACCTCGGTTAGCTTATCTGAGGATCTTAGTCAGTTAAAGGAATTGAGTGGGGATGGACCTCTTTTTGCAAGAATTGGCGTACGCGCAAATGCTGGTGACCAAGCTGTTTATTCTGAAGTCATAAAAATTAAGTAA
- a CDS encoding 4'-phosphopantetheinyl transferase family protein, giving the protein MRDTTIHFTNISGEITFEHFESYFKKLPLNEQSRVLQYRNWHDQLSCLLGIALIVHFVFKGEISELKTLKVNNFGKPYTHNDVFFNISHAGDFVIMAVSKQFEMGIDIEKMANVTLSDFRNQMTELEWKRIANCTFNQKKEFYDYWTQKEAAIKAVGQGLAIPLQSFEIIDLKTVIYGHNYYLKECYIDKQYCCHIATTDQHLNISSPIYIENIYLIS; this is encoded by the coding sequence ATGAGGGATACCACGATACACTTTACAAACATTTCCGGAGAAATAACTTTTGAACACTTTGAAAGTTATTTTAAAAAGTTGCCTTTAAATGAACAATCAAGGGTTTTACAGTATCGTAATTGGCACGACCAACTGAGCTGTTTATTGGGAATTGCCTTGATTGTTCATTTTGTTTTCAAAGGAGAAATCTCCGAGTTAAAAACTTTAAAAGTAAATAATTTTGGTAAACCGTATACCCATAACGACGTTTTTTTTAATATTTCACACGCCGGTGATTTTGTGATTATGGCCGTCTCCAAACAATTCGAAATGGGTATAGATATTGAAAAGATGGCTAATGTCACACTATCAGACTTTCGAAATCAAATGACAGAGCTGGAATGGAAACGCATAGCAAATTGTACATTTAATCAAAAGAAGGAATTTTACGATTATTGGACCCAAAAAGAAGCCGCTATCAAAGCTGTGGGACAAGGACTCGCGATTCCTCTCCAATCGTTTGAAATAATTGACCTTAAAACTGTTATTTACGGTCACAACTATTATCTAAAAGAGTGTTATATAGACAAACAATATTGTTGCCATATAGCCACAACAGATCAACATTTAAATATTTCCAGCCCTATTTATATAGAAAATATTTACTTGATAAGTTAA